The nucleotide sequence ATTTGCTTTTGATCAGAATTTATCTACAAATATTTTAGATGAAATAACGCAAGAAATAGATGCGTCCTCATATGTAGATTTTGATTCCGGAAAATGTTCAGTTTCGGATGTTATGCGTGGTTTAAAATATAAAGCTCCGGTTGGACATTTGCAAGTTGGGTTTGTTGGAATTGGTGGTTTTGCAAAGATAAAACTTCTTCCAATTGTTTCTAAAAATAAATTTGTAAAAATGCATACATTTGTGGATAAAGATACGGCGAATCTTTTAACTACTTCAAGAATTTATAATGTAAAACGAATAACAAATTCATCAACAAAGGTTTTAAGTGATGATGATTTAAATATGGTTATTATAGCCACGCCACATAAATATCATTTTGCTCAATCTTTAGAAGCTTTGAAAAATGGAAAAGCTGTTTTCGTGGAAAAACCCGCAGTTGTAAATTTTGAACAATTGGATTTACTTGAAAAGTTTTTTAAATTAAATGAAAATGCTTTTTACTCAGTTGATTTTAATAGATCGTTTGCACCATTTAATCAAATTATTAAAAGTGCATTGGATGACAGAAAAAATCCTGTAATAATAAATTATAGAATGAATGCAGGCTATATATCAAAAGATCATTGGATTAATGAAAAAGAAAATGGTGGAAGAATTATAGGTGAAGCTTGCCATATATTTGATTTATTTTGCTACTTAACAAATTCTAAGCCTAAATCTGTTGTTGTTTTACCTATAAATAATAGTTCACTGGATGTTTTGAATACTGAAAATTTTATTGCTACAGTTCAAATGAGTGATGGGTCTTGTTGTAGTTTGACATATTCTTCTATGGGAAATATGCAGGTTGATAAAGAATATATGGAAATTTTATTTGATGGTAAAACTATATTAATGCAAGATTATAAAACTTTGAAAGGCTTTGGATTGCCTATATCTTTTAGCCGTAGCTCAAGGTATTCAGATAAGGGGCATGAAGAATTGTTTAATGAATTTGTAAGATTGGCTAAAATTGAAGGATCAAAACCTCCAATTTCAATTGAAAGAATTTTGTATTCAACAAGATTAACATTAATTGTTGATAAACTTGTTAGAAATAACGGAGGAATTGAGTATTTTGAAGATTAAAATTTTTAATAATCAATATTTATTTTTATTGTGTTTATTTATTTTTTCTTTTTTAATTAAATCTGCAGTTTTTTATTTTTATCTTGGAAATAATAATAATTATTGGCAGGTTGATTCAAATACATATCATAAAATAGCTCAGGGATTAGTAATTAACAAAAGTTTTAGTGTTGATGATAATCCAAATTTTTACAGATTGCCCGGTTATCCATTATTTCTTGCCACCGGTTATAAAATATTTGGAATTGATACAAAAAATGTTTTATGGTTACAGATATTACTTGCATCTTTTATACCAATATTAATTTATTTTTTGGCATTAATAATAATGCCCGGAAATTTATTATTGGCTCGAATGGCATCTATTTATAGTGCAATTCATATTGGATTAACTTTATACTCAGGCTTTTTTATGTCTGAATCTTTGTTTATTTTTTTATTATTAATTTTTTCTATTCTATTTTTTAAAAATAAACATTTATTTTCAGCAGGTGTTTTTTTAGGGCTGGCCGGTTTGGTTCGTCCTATTGGGCACTATTTAATTTTTTTTGTGATTATTATTTTATTTTTTAAAAATAAAAATATTAAAATAAGTTTAATAAAAAGTTTATTCTTAATTTTAGGATTTATAATTACCGTTTCGCCATGGCTTATTAGAAATTATAATTTACAGGGCCAAGTTTTTCTACATAGTTTGCCTGGTGGTCTTTTTTTAAATTTTGCAGCTGCTCGTAGTGTCATGATAGAAAAAGATTTAACTTATGATAGGGCTAAAAAATATCTTACAAGAGAAATTGACATTAATGCTCAAGATTTTAAAGAAAAATATAATAGATCGCCAAATGAAATAGAATATTGTAATTTGCAAATGGATTTGGCATTGGAATATTTTAAAAAATATCCGTTAATAACTATTAAAAATTTTTTACTTGATATATTTAGAACAAGTTTTTCTCTTTATTCTGCTGAAATTTTATATTTAGAAAATAATAGAGCTTCTATAGACTATTTTTCACAAAAAAGAACTATTAAAGAAATGATTTATCGTTATGTAAATCCAAAAACTGATAAAATTGGTGTTCAACTTTTGATTTTGTTTGAAATTTTACTTTTTATATTAATATTATTGGGTGTTTTTGGTGGTTTTATTTTGGCAATATTAGGTTTTTTTGTTTCTAAGTTTGAATATATAAAAAATATTTATATATG is from Candidatus Dependentiae bacterium and encodes:
- a CDS encoding bi-domain-containing oxidoreductase, whose protein sequence is MNQLFLKKGKLFVDNVPVPTTDENSVLVKVAYSFISSGTELATINQSEKSILEKFTQNSSQNINKIFGAVKTDGLIGTWSLVKNRLNNISALGYSCSGRVIAVGKNVDKFKIGDYVACAGANVANHAEYVSVPVNLTTKVYDNKNLKVASLTTIGAIAMQGFRRANLNLGEKVVVLGLGLIGQITAQLCKLSGCQVFGIDIDSDRLDIAKKMGIDFVLDAKNNLLDQINFLTNHKGVDATIITASSQDGSIINNAMNYTRRKGRVVLVGDVNLNFSREPFYSKEIDFLISCSYGPGRHDPNYENKGFDYPYSHVRWTENRNMELFVDLVEKKKIKLDFLVNNEFGIHESESAYSYLKKKKGLGALFAFDQNLSTNILDEITQEIDASSYVDFDSGKCSVSDVMRGLKYKAPVGHLQVGFVGIGGFAKIKLLPIVSKNKFVKMHTFVDKDTANLLTTSRIYNVKRITNSSTKVLSDDDLNMVIIATPHKYHFAQSLEALKNGKAVFVEKPAVVNFEQLDLLEKFFKLNENAFYSVDFNRSFAPFNQIIKSALDDRKNPVIINYRMNAGYISKDHWINEKENGGRIIGEACHIFDLFCYLTNSKPKSVVVLPINNSSLDVLNTENFIATVQMSDGSCCSLTYSSMGNMQVDKEYMEILFDGKTILMQDYKTLKGFGLPISFSRSSRYSDKGHEELFNEFVRLAKIEGSKPPISIERILYSTRLTLIVDKLVRNNGGIEYFED